In Capsicum annuum cultivar UCD-10X-F1 chromosome 8, UCD10Xv1.1, whole genome shotgun sequence, the genomic window TTTCTATACTATCAAGTAAAACTAAAAGATAACGACATGTAATTATATCCTCTAGTTACTACCACATGACTCTATCGGGCAAGTGTTGATTGTATATAATTAAAGAAGACGTACCTAATGTGTCATTTACAAAGAAAGGGCCATTTTTGCGAGCCCAATCCATGTAATCGAAGCCATAACACCAATTTTCGGTACCACCAACGTTGAATTTATTTGAGGTTTGAGTAGCATTTGGATGATTATTACCATTGGGAAAATTCGTTTTATTCCAGTTTCCTGGACTGCCCCAAGGTCCGTAGTTAAAGTTGGCCATACTATGGACAAACATGAAGGAAAACATTACAAGAAACAGATACATTTGTGCGTTAGCCAAAGCCATTTTTGCTTTTTTTCCCCACAAATGTGTATGTAGTTCTTTGTTTTGCCAATGGAATTGATTGTGGTGATCAGAGAGCCAAAATGATGTGCTATATATAGGAAGGCAAGTACAAAAATATGACTAGTTGGAAAACTTGATGAGTCAACATTTTCTTGAAGTTGGTTGTTTAAAgctttaataatataaaaatggtTACTGACCTAATCACCTAAACCTTGTAATTCTTTTCTACTAATTAGCACCATTTGGTGGTCGCTTCTACACTTGAGATGCCCTAAGGGAGTTCAGATATCTCTGTTCAtaactagtaaatatgaattatTATAAGTACAATTAATCCATAAATTTCCTTCAAGTCGATCATCTTAATTAATACTAGGATATGTGTATGCGCGAGAGTGTGTATATCTGTAAAATGAACATTTGGAATACTCCCCATCAATCTTCCAACTTCTTTAacttaatttttatatttcataattttaattattagatACTTTTCCTTTAAAATTAGCTATGAGTATAAATGGTGAACTTCAATACTTTTACTAaccaagtttttttttaattaatctaattgagtgtttttattataatatcgATAATGCTcgtattattataataatttactactcaaagaattttttaaaaatatatttatgaataaaataattttgtagttataattgtggaattactaaaaattttggaagtaaataaataaaatatttattagtcaAATCTTAACCACTCATTTTAACTCATGACATGTCTTGTGTCTCTCATCCAAGTAGAAACTTAGGGAAAATGGAAAGAATGAAAATGGAGAGGAGCTTCATCTCGGTGAAAACTTACAGGCACCCGGTGTATATACCAAGTCAATACATGCATAACATGTCTTTGAATTTAGAGTTTatgttacttaatcatgattaattatcaagtattttacttaatttaatcaCTTAATCATAGTAAAAAACTTTAGTTTGGTGTATACACCGGGTGCGAGTAAGTTGTTAACATCCCTCCCTTCATTCGCTGCGTCATGTGCTGCAGATGTTAAAATTTACTTATGCACTAATGATAcaacatttattttctttttagtttaaaaatattctAGAATATTAGTTTTCCTTTCAAATTTAAGATctaactataaatatatataagagttttgatttttaataaaattaattttactattttgctcatttataatattatagtatgtcattaaattatatactcaattaatattttttacttttacttttttatcttaaaaataatttttaacttttataaaaaatgtgtgtttttttttttaaaaagagttacaaatgttgatataaatataagggtaaaatagatattttaaaaaatcaaataggaaaaaaGGAGGGAGAATGATTATTGCTCAAAGTCGAGGGGGTATTTGATTTTTACAGCAAAGTTCGGAGGTATAAATGATTTTATCCCTATTCTTCTACTTTGTGAATTGTAAATGTAATACTGTATGGTTATTTATATTTATGCCTTAACTAAATAACTTAGGAGATTAATCAAAATTAAATAGGTATCTCCTAATTCAGAATCCCATTTTGGTAAATCAGGTGAAGTCAAATaagtataagaaaaaaaaaggtagaaaaggaaaaacaataaagACAATAGTTATAGAAGGCATTCTCAAATTTAATCTCGGtcgatttgatttttatttgtttttatcttttattatattttgttgttgtttatttttttgtacgCACTTGTAAATTTATATCAAGAAAAATCATACAACCACAAAAATGAATTCTCTGAAAGAGAGGGACTGAAAAAGCTTAGATACTAATATAAAAGTTGTACAAGGAAAATCATTTTTTAGAAGTTGTTAGAAATATGAAGGTAAAGAAATGAACTTTAAAATTGGTTGAAACTTGAGGATTTGGACCATAattttgaaactaaaattattttatatttaaatattgaaaaatatatttcacaAGATAAATATGTGAGAAACGCGAATACATttattagttaaaaataaatataataaaaaaagatatgatcCACTAATAATGACATATCTACAATTCAGTTTGTTTCTGACATTCTTTTGACTAAAACACTTTCTATgtcacaaaaaaaattgaaagaagtaTAAAGTTAAAGGATCACAATCATATATTTGGAGGAAGTAGataattttttcaacaaatttagattataatttatgtattttccCAATATATTGatgtgttaatttttttaatctataaatatttattaatcaaATAACTAACCTTAAGTTCACCAGTttcaaatatggaaaaatatttaaatcaaagaaaGAGACACCTATAAAAATAGGCACCCCAAAAATGATTTTCTCCACACCATTGCACATATCTACATAGTCATTTATAATCAATTAATCAAATATGAGTACTTCTAGGTGCCCTTCTGAACCGTGTAAGATTACTGGTAagttaatttctgtttcacttagtttgtttcttcttgttctttataaTGTTTAGTTGCAACAATGTTTATAGATGTGAAATATTATTGTATTCGTGGTTTGCTTATTATAAAGAGGTATGATTATATTTGTTAATGTTATATGTATAGGTAAGTCAGTGTGGCCAGAGCTACTAGGACAAACTGCAGAGAAAGCTGTGAGTGTAATAAAGCAAGAGAATCCTACTCTTCACCCTGTGGTGTTAAACATATCGAAGCCAATTCCAGAGCCAGTAGATTGTACTCGTGTTCTTGTCTTTGTTAATGACAACAATAAGGTTGCTCTCCCACCTGTTGTTTGTTGAACTTCATTAGTACTTTTAAAGTGTTTCGATGGACTTATAAAATAAGGCTTATAAGCCAATAGCTTTAGTTTACTGCTTATTTCCCTTAAATTTCCCGCTTATCTACAATTTCCATCCTTTATAATAAATGGCTTATATAAGCCAATATCTTTAGTTTGCTCCTTAAATTCAATATAGTGAGTATTGATCTTATGTCCATTTAATTTCAATAAAGCATATCTGCAATTTTCATTCTTACTTCAACAGAATTTTACTTAAGATGTTTTCAATTTTGATCTATATATACTAATTGTCAATGTATATTTGAATAAGTATATCATAGGCTACTGCATCGATCCTGTTACAGACAACAAGATTACTTGTACGTTATctcgttaaattatttttattaggtGTGGAagatttaattcatgaaaatataattggcctaattcatttaaatttaatttgaataattagtTTAACTGACGGTTTAGTTTGAGCAAATTCAATTAAATACATCATCTAAAAGCACAATTTGATTGAGCATGCATGTACATCAAAATGTGTAGAGAAAGAAACTTTGGGGTTTTGTTAGTTTagatataattatgataaataaaaaaataatactctaGTTTGGCTAATAAATCGGACGAATTCGAGTTATGACTCAGTATTTAATCTAAATTCATTCGCATATCTTTACACAAGCAAACTTTAAATCGGTTATGACTCTAACTAAGCCATTTATTGAATGAACATCAAAATATGTAGAGAAAGAAATTAAACTTTGGGGTTTGGTTGGTTTAGATATAATTATGACAAATAAAACaacttatttattttgatttggctAATACACAAtaaaccaaaacaagttcaagctaTGACTCAttattttgtacatatttttaaaCAAGCAAATTTTAAAGTAAGCAAAAACGAAGTTAATTCAATATTGTAATAGTAGAGCATTCATCCCTCTAAGCtaaaattatcaataaaattagCAAACACCTCAAAAATTAACCAATGAACGAAAGGACAAATTTCCAACGCTAAGTAATGTCAGTTTATTTGATGTGTCAATGctaaatttacttttttttactcTATGGTTAATTATATTAGTGATAgagaatttattttctttttagtttagaaATATActtttgaatattatttattttcaagtCTAGAATCTacaatataatttcaaaatatatatatacaagaaacAATGCAAATATCATTATGAATTCACCAACATCGTCTCTCTTGTTTCGTCCCTAGTTTCTCCAGTTTTTTGAAGGCTAATTTCACgtcaaacaatattttaaaataatatagataaAACGAACTGTAACCTAACAATATGCCTTCGCTATAGTCATGCATTTTTTTACTAGTACACAAAATATTCACTCAAATTCCAAGATTAAATATCTGGAAGACTTTGTTAACACTTCAAATATTCGAACATGAAAAAGTTACACGTACCAATCTTTGTCTTTAATTTGATCAAAACTCCGATCACAATAAATCCAAAGTAAAATTCCAATATCTAGTAAGTCTGCTCAATGTTACGACTCATTAATTATTTGTTCCAAACAAAAGTAACATGTTAAAAACAATAATACTAGTATCATATTTTGTATCGGAATCTCAATCAAGTTTGAAGCAACAAGTCAGTAAGGCCAACGTTTGAGTGGCATGACAACAAACTTCATGGTCCCATTGTTGCAATGGATGCCTCCATGCTCTCCACAAGCAAAAAAGTAAGGCTGTGTTTTCTTCAGCACAAACTCGAATCCTTCTCCTGCACCCTGGTTTGGATTTGCTATCCTCTTAGCCCTTCTGAAATCGCACTTGATAAAGCTCCAATAGTTTGGTAATAAGTATACACTATGTGGAAACCCTCCATTTGAATTTGGTGGATCATACTTGAAAACTGCATGTTTCATATAGAGATGAACTCAGAAATTTAAAGCTTATAATTAAGCGAAGAATGCATTCTccattattttgttatagttggAGCCAATTTTGTACATATATCACCAAGGCATATATACTATAAATTAAGTCTATCAAGTGGGTCGGGCTGACCCAGCCCTACTCGGCCCACTTAAAGGACCCAGCCCAGTAAACCTTAGGGCTTTAGGTTCCAGGTCTCGGGCcggttattttttaatttgggccCGGTTAAACCCCCGGCTCGGATCAAGCCCGGTTCAGGTCCGCCGGTTAATCAATCCAGCCCGGTccgaaatcaatttttttaaaaataaaaaataaaaaaaatttgggttttttaaaattagtatataacttagtatataactatatctatatatattgtaatgtatatatattgtagtatatttaatttaaagtattacatagacatagaatagagtgtatatatgtgaatatatcttctatagacgtgtatatttaacatatacatgggtatatgttttataaattagtatatacctgtatctatatatattgtaatgtatatatattgtagtatattttattagtagtagtatatatacattgaatggtgcgtatacatgtgtacatgttttataaattagtatataagtatatatataattataaattgtagtatatatatatatatatatatatatatatatattacagtatattttatttaaagtagtacatatatattgaatggtacttatatatatgtatatatcttctatagacgtatatatttaacgtatacatgtgtatatatattttataaattagtatataactatatatatagtgtgtgcatatattgtagtgtatatttattgtagtatattttatttaaagtagaacatatattgaatggtaggTATATGtgagtatatatcttctaaaatagtacatatttaacgtatacgtgtgtatatgttttataaaatactatataactatatatatagtgtgtgtatatattatagtgtatatagattgtaatatattttatttataggagtacatatatattggatggtgcgtatatatgtgtatatatcttctataaacgtatatatttaacgtatacatgtgtatatattttataaattagtataaaacTATANNNNNNNNNNNNNNNNNNNNNNNNNNNNNNNNNNNNNNNNNNNNNNNNNNNNNNNNNNNNNNNNNNNNNNNNNNNNNNNNNNNNNNNNNNNNNNNNNNNNgtatatgttttataaattagtatataactatatatatatatatatatatatatatatattgtagtatattttatttaaagtagtacatatatattgaatgatgcttatatatgtgtatatatcttctatagacgtatatatttaatgtatacatgtgtatatgttttataaattagtatataaatatatatatatatatatatatatatatatatatatatatatatatatattgtagtatatattttacttaaagtagtacatatatattgaatggtgcgtatatttgtgcatatatcttctatagacatgtatatttaatgtatacatgtgtatatattttataaattagtatataactatttatatattatagtatatgttttacttaaagtagtacatatatatttaatggtgagtatatttgtgtatatatcttctattgacgtgtATATTTNNNNNNNNNNNNNNNNNNNNNNNNNNNNNNNNNNNNNNNNNNNNNNNNNNNNNNNNNNNNNNNNNNNNNNNNNNNNNNNNNNNNNNNNNNNNNNNNNNNNatatatatatattgtacagtatatgttttacttaaagtagtacatatatattgaatggtgtgtatatttgtgtatatatcttctatagacgtatatatttaatgtatacatgtgtatatgtttcataaattactatatatatactttgtagtatatacatatattgtag contains:
- the LOC124886486 gene encoding uncharacterized protein LOC124886486 yields the protein MALANAQMYLFLVMFSFMFVHSMANFNYGPWGSPGNWNKTNFPNGNNHPNATQTSNKFNVGGTENWCYGFDYMDWARKNGPFFVNDTLVFKYDPPNPNGGFPHSVYLLPNYSSFIKCDFKRAKRIADPNQGAGEGFEFVLKKTQHYFFACGEHEGIHCNNGTMKFVVMPIKRWPY
- the LOC107879979 gene encoding glu S.griseus protease inhibitor-like, with the translated sequence MSTSRCPSEPCKITGKSVWPELLGQTAEKAVSVIKQENPTLHPVVLNISKPIPEPVDCTRVLVFVNDNNKVALPPVVC
- the LOC107879980 gene encoding uncharacterized protein LOC107879980, whose protein sequence is MALANAQMYLFLVMISFMFVHSMANFNYGPWGSPGNWNKTNFPNGNNHPNATQTSNKFNVGGSENWRYGFDYMDWARKNGPFFVNDTLVFKYDPPNSNGGFPHSVYLLPNYWSFIKCDFRRAKRIANPNQGAGEGFEFVLKKTQPYFFACGEHGGIHCNNGTMKFVVMPLKRWPY